A region of the Paraburkholderia flava genome:
GACCGCACGCTGGCGCGGGCCGCTGCGCTGCTCGGTCTCGACGCGATGCGCCGTCTCGAGTTCGGCTGGCTCGGCGAAACCGAGCGCTTCATTCCGGCGTTGCCGCGCGATAACGCGGACTTCGCGGCGCAGGCGTGCTTCGCAGTCGACAGCGATGCGGCCGACATGCGCACCGTCGTGACCACAGTGCGTGCCACGTGGCTGTCGGTACTCGCCGAGGCGCGCGACATTTTCACGCCGACCAACGCAATCGTCCCGGCCGCGACACCGTTGGCCGCTGCCGCCTGACCGGAGCACGAACATGAAACTGCTCATCCTGCATCGCGTGCCTTATCCGCGGATCGAATACGCGCGCGGCATCGATCACGATCTCCACGAGGTGACCTATTTCGGCGTCGCCGGTCTGCTCGCCACGCTGCCCGCTGGTTTGCGCTGCGAGCAGGTCGAGCGGCCCGGCAAGCTGGGCGTATTCGACGAAGCGCAGGCGTGGCTCACACAGACGCCGCGTCGCTTCGATCGCGTGATCGCGCTGTCCGAATACGATCTGATCGACGCTGCACGTCTGCGCGCATGGCTCGACGTGCCGGGTGCCATGCCCGACGAAGTGCGTCTGGTGCGCGACAAGGTCGCGATGAAAGCGGCTGTGCATGAAGCGGGTTTGCGCGTGCCGCGCTTCGTCGGCTTGCCCGAATTTATCGCGTCGCCGTCGACGCCGGCATGGCGCGGTCGCACGGTGTTGAAGCCGTTGAGCGGCGCATCGAGCGAGGACGTCGTGATCTTCGACACGCTCGAGGAAACCGCCGCCGCGATCCGTGGACACCGCTCGGGCGTCGCGCGTCTGGATGCCGAAATCCAGCTGACCGACGCGTACGAGGTCGAGGAATTCGTCAGCGGCGAGATCCTGCATTTCGACGGTCTCGTCGCGCAGGGTGACGTGCTGACGGTCACCGCGAGCCGTTATATCGGCACCTGTCTTGCGTATGCGAAGGGCCAGCCGCTCGGGTCGTATCACTTTCCTGTGTCGGCATCGGCGCGCGCGTGGGTCGAGGCTGCATTGAAGGCGGTCGGCATCCGGCAGGGCAGTTTCCATCTCGAGGCGATCGAGAGCGGCGACGAACTGGTGTTTCTCGAAGTCGGCAATCGCGTCGGCGGCGCGGACGTCGTTGCGACGTTCGAATGTGCGACCGGCGTGCACATGCCGTCCGAGGAACTGCGCATCCTGCTCGACGGCAAACCGTCGCGTGCATTGCCGTCTACTCAGACGCAGGCGCAATGGTACGGCTGGTTCGTCTTTCCGGGTCACACGCTCGAAGACGAAACCTACGACGGCATCGCCGGTATCGATGCATTCCGTGGCGATCCGTCGCTCGTGCGCTGGGTCGAGCTGCCGGTCGGTGCGCCGATCGCGCGACGCATCACGTACTCCGCTCACGAAACGCCGCTCGCGGGCATCGTCGCGCACGACCGCTGGCAGGGTACGCGCGACTGGATCACCTCGCTGTTCGATGTCAGCACGACGCTGCGCGACAGCGGCGTCAAACGATTTTGCGCGTGGCCGCATGCGGCGCGCACCGCGTGTCAGTAAAACCCGTCGCGCATGCCGGTACGCGCGTTCGTCAACCGATTGATACACAGGAGCAACCCGTGACTACTGAACAGCAACGGTCCGAGACCCTCGACAGCAACACGCTCGCCGGCCAGATGGCGCTCAACTCGTTCTATCTGCGCGAACTCGCGCCGCCGAGCGCGCCGGAGACGGTGCCGCTGCTCGCGGACTACATCCGGATCCAGACGCTCGAAAGCGAGTGGAGCAACTACGAGGCGTCGCGCATCGACCTCGGCGACGTGCCGGCCGATGCCGAGCAGTTCGAAGAGTGGTATGTCGCGCTGCGCAACGTGCATCGCAAGGAAGTCTCGCCGTTCTTCGATTTCCTTGCCGAAGAAGCATCGTTGCCGCAGCTGTCGCTGTTCGTCAGTCTGGAAGCACAGGTGGATGGTCGCTTCGACGACATCATCGCGCTGTCGCAGCTCGGCATGGACGGCGACATGAAGCTCGCGCTCGCCGAAAACTACTGGGACGAGATGGGCCTTGGCGAACTCGACGAGATGCATACGCGCACGTTCATGCGGGCGTCGCCGTTCTTCCGCGCGCAGCTCGGCGATCTCGATCTCGAAGCGGAAATGCCGATCGCCGCGCTGAAAAACGGCAATCTGCTGCTGATGTACGCGCTGCGCCGTCAGCACGTAGGGCGCCTGCTCGGCGCGCTGACGCTGCTCGAACAGACCGTGCCGTATCGCTTTACGCGGATGCTGAAGGGCATGCAGCGCCACGACGTGCCGAAGGAATTCCGCTATTACCACGAGCTGCACGTTCCGGTCGATGCGAATCACGGCAAGCAACTGGTCGCGCGTGTGCTGATGCCGCTTGCGCGCCGTCATCCGCAGATCATCCGCGATCTGTGCGAAGGCTGTCTGATCCGCTACCAGATCGAGAAGGAATACTACGCGGGCGCACGCGACGTGATGGACCGACGGCTCCACTGACGCGCGCCGTGTCTCGTGGTCCGGTGCGTTTGTTTCCATACGCAGATAAGCTGGATCGCTGGACCACGAATTCACCCACGCCAATGAGGTTCGAACACACCATGCATCCGACACTCGCTTCCGATCTTGCCAACATCGATTCGCTTCTCGAACGCACGCGACGCCATGCTGTCGCGGCGCTCGCCACGCTCGACGACCGTCCCGCCGCGCTCGCTCCGCCGCCCGCCACGGTGCGCGGGCTGCCGCAGGAGGGCGCGGGGCTCGAAGGCGCACTGGAAGAATTCGCGACCCGCTGGGCCGCGGGTTTTTCCGGCAGCGCGGGGCCGCGCTATCTCGGCTTCGTCACCGGCGGCGCGACACCGGCGTCGCTCGCAGGCGACTGGCTCACCAGCATCTACGACCAGAATCCGACGGCGGGCATCGACAGTTCGGCGCCGGACCTGGAGCGCGAAACGATCGCGCGGTTGCGTGACCTGTTCGGCCTGAGCGACGCGCAGCAGGGCGTGTTCGTCACCGGCGCGACGATGTCGAATCTCGTCGGGCTGGCGATCGGCCGCGAATGGCTCGGCGAACAGAAGAACGTGCGCGTAGCGGAGCAGGGTGTCGCTGCGCTCGGCGACGTGAAGGTGCTGTCGGCGACCGCGCATTCGAGCATCTATAAGTCGCTGTCGGTACTCGGCATCGGGCGCAATGCGGTGCAGAAAGTCGCGACGCTGCCGGAGCGCGAAGCGATCGACATAGCGGCGCTGGAAAGCGCGCTCGCCGCATTGAACGGCGCACCAGCGATCGTCGTCGCGAGCGCGGGCACCGTCAACACCGTCGATTTCGACGACCTCGTCGCGATCCACGCGCTGAAGGCACGCTATCCGTTCTGGCTGCACGTCGATGCCGCGTTCGGGGCATTCGCTGCGCTGGCGCCGAAGTACGCATCGCTCGTCGCCGGGCTCGATGCAGCCGATTCGATCTGCGTCGATCTGCACAAGTGGCTGAACGTGCCGTACGACGCTGCCGTGCAATTCACGCGACGCCGCGATCTGCAGGTGCGCGTGTTCCAGAACAGCGCCGCGTACCTCGGCGTGCCGGCGGAGAACCCGGACTTCGTGCATCTGACGCCGGAGAACTCGCGCCGTCTGCGCGCACTCGCGACGTGGTTCTCGCTCGCCGCATACGGCCGTGCCGGACACGCGGAAATCGTGACCCGCAACATCGAACTCGCGCAGGCGCTCGGCAGACGTATCGAAGGCGTCGAAGGGCAGGCGGGTTTCCGTCTGCTCGCGCCGACGCGGCTCAACGTCGTCTGCTTCACGCTGGCCGAGCGGCCCGACGAGGCGCGCATCAACGCATACGTGCGTGCGGTGCGCGATCTCGGCGACGTGTTCATCACGAGCACGGTGTATGGCGGAACGTGGGGGCTGCGGGTCGCTTTCACGAACTGGCGCACGTCAGAGGCCGACGTGCCGCGCATTTTCGGGTCGTTGCAGAAGGCACTCGACAAGCTCGGGTCCTGAGTTTCGCCGCGAGGCGATCACGCCGCGGCGCACGCGCCGACAGTTTCACCGGCCGCTAGCCGGGCGCACGTCGCGGTTCCTTTATCTTTTCAAAACACGAGACTGGTGACTTCATGAGCATAATCGTTGGCGTGTCCGCGCACTACCATGACGCTTCGTGCTGCATCATCAAGGATGGCCGGCTGATCGCCGCCGCCGAAGAGGAGCGTTTCTCCAAGGTGAAGCACGACAGCAGCATTCCGACCGGCGCATTCCGCTATTGCCTGCGCGAAGCGAAGGTGACCATCAAGGACATCGACTGCATCGCGTACTACGAGGACCCGTACAAGAAGGCGTCCCGGCAGATCGCGACGAACGTGATGGACCTGCTGCGCAATCCGAAGCGTCGCTTCAAGATCGACCCGGCGCGCCCCGAGCGCGACATTCGCCAGAGCCTCGGTTTCGACGGTCCGATCGAATACGTGGATCACCATCTGTCGCATGCGGCCAGCTCGTTCTTCTTCTCCGGTTTTCCCGAAGCGGCGTTGCTGACCGTCGACGGCGTCGGCGAATGGGCGACGACCACCTACGGTCACGGCAAGGATGCGTCGATCGAACTGTTCGAAGAGGTGGCATTTCCGAACTCGCTCGGTCTGCTCTACAGCACGATCACCGCGTATCTCGGCTTCGACGTGAACGACGCCGAGTACAAGGTGATGGGGCTCGCGCCGTATGGAGACCCGAAGTACGTCGAGCAGATGCGCCGTCTGTTCGACATGAGCGATCGCGGACAGTACCGGCTGAACATGGAGTACTTCGATTTTCTCAACGGCGAGCGGATGTATTCGGATCTTCTGCCCGAGCTGTTCGGCGAACCGCCGCGCGAAGCGGAATCGGATCTCGAAGCATTCCATAAGGACGTGGCCGCGAGCCTGCAGCGCACGCTCGAAGACATCCTGCTCGCGAAGGCGCGCTATCTGCACGACACGCATCCGGTCGACAATCTCTGCATGGCCGGCGGCGTCGCGCTCAATTGCGTCGCGAACGGCCGCGTGTTGCGCGAAGGCCCATTCAAGAAACTGTTCGTGCAGCCGGCTGCGAGCGACGCGGGCGGCTCGCTCGGCGCGGCCGCCGTCGCACATACGCGGCTCACGGGGCAGCGTCCCGAGCTGAAGACGCTGCCGCACGTTTATCTCGGACCGGCTTACTCGAATCACGAAATCAGCCAGACGGTACGCGCGATTTTTCCGGAGGCGTCGATCGTCGATTGCACCGAGCAACCCGATGCGTTGATTGCCGAAACCGCGAAGCGTCTCGCCGACGGCAAGGTGATCGGCTGGTTCCAGGGGCGCATGGAGTTCGGTCCGCGTGCGCTCGGTTCGCGTTCGATCATCGCGGACCCGCGACGTCCGGAGATGCGCGACCGGATCAACGCGCTCGTCAAGATGCGCGAAGCGTTCCGGCCGTTTGCGCCCGCCGTGCTTGAATCGAAAGCGGCCGAGCATTTCGAACTCGACCACGCGTCGCCGTTCATGCTCGAAACCTGCCAGGTGATCTCGAAGCTGACGCTGCCCGCGATCACGCACGTCGACGGGTCCGCGCGCGTGCAGACGGTCAACGAGAACAGCAATCCGCGCTTTCACGCGCTGCTCGAGGAATTCGACCGACTGACCGATTGCCCGATCCTGCTGAACACGTCGTTCAACATGCGCGGCGACGCGATCGTGCTCGATCCGGTCGATGCAATCTGGTGCTTCGTCGTGTCCGACATCGATGCGCTCGTGATCGGCGACTACATCGTCGATCGCGGCTTCAAGCTCGAGACGTGGGGCAAGCTGAAGGAGATCTTCAGCGCGCGTTCGGCGAAGAAGCGCGTCGCGCCGGAATCGGTCAACGTCTACACGTTCCTGTAATCCGGCGCATCGGGCGGCCACCATGTCCATCCAGATTCCATCAGGCGACCGGTCCTGGGTCATCCGGCGAACCCTGAGCTTCGACAGCGCGACGCATACGTTCCGGCGTCGCGACGTCGAGATCGCGGGCTCGCGGATTCGCGCGGTGCTGCCCGCCGGCACGTCGACACTTGACGACGGGCTGGATGGGGAAGCGTTCGTCTGCACGCCGGGCATCGTCGGGATCGAGGCGCTGCGTGATCGCTCCGCGCCCGCCGCGATCGATTCGCTGCCGTCGTGCATGACGACCGTCGGCGTGTATTGCGCAAGCACACGCGATACGCGCCGCTGGCCCGCGACGTCGGCACGCACGGTCGCGCTGCTGAAGTTCGACGGCAGCAACCTGGAGCAGGTGAACGGGTTGCTCGACTGGTCGCTGACCGCGTCGCGCGGACGGGCCGGGCGTGCAGTCGCTGCGGTGAATCCCGCCGGTCCGATCAAGGTGTTGCCCGTGCTCGCGAGCGGCCGTCTGATGTCGGCGACCGAGATTGTCGAGGTCGCGCGCTTCGCGAAGATGCTGGGTACGCGCATCGGCATCCGGCTGTCGACGAACGCCGACGAAGCGCTCGAATTCCGCAGCCGTTTCTATTGCTCGGAAAGCGCGCTGATCGCGTACCTGCTGCCGCAGGAGCAGGACGTGACGGTGTTCGACGCGACGCGCATCGATCGACGGGAAGCGTCGGTGCTGGCACGCGCGCAGTGCACCGTGTCGTTCGGCGAGCCGGGTGTCGGCAGTTTTGCGAGCCGCTGGCGTGCGCATGCGCCGCTCTTCACGCAACGCCGCGCCGCGTTGCACGTGCCGCGCGAAGCGGTGCGGTTGTTGCTCGCGCGTGTCGTCGCGCATGCGCCGGCCGCGCAGCTCGACTGCTATGCGGACGCGTTGACCCGGTCCGCAGCGGGCGCGCTGGGACTTGCCGACGTCGGTGCATTGGCGCCGGGCATGAAAGCCGATCTGTGCATGTTCGAGCGCCGCGACACCGACGACTACAGCACAGGAAGCGCCGCGTTTCTGTCGCTGCTCGCGTCGCGTCGTCCGGCGGCGACGCTGGTCGAAGGTCGACGCATGCCGTTCGATGAACAGGCGGACCCGGTCGATCGTCCGTTGCTGGCGTCGGGCTGGGCGTGAGGTACCTGTTCGCCGTGCTGTTTCATGTGTCGCTGGATTTCGCCGGCTGTTGCTGAACGGTCGGTTCCCGTACCGGAAGTACCCCTTTGTGGTCTTGCAAACTCAGGAGCTCCAACCATGAAAGACAATTCGATGCGACAGGAACTGAGCGACCGGTTTGCCGCGTTGCTCAAACAGGACAACGCAGCGCTCTCCGTGCTGCAGTTGCTCGGCGAAGAGACGAAGCCCAACGACGCGCCCGGCGGAGATCACTGGTCGGGTCCGTTCGCAGCGCTCGCCGAAGATTTCGCGAGCCTGAAGGGACAGCACTCGGCGAAGCGCTCGGTCGGGATCTGGGAGGAAGAGGTCGAAGGCTCGGGTGAATTCGTGCGCGCCCGCAAGCACATCGACTTGTGGCGCTTCTGTGCCGACGTCGAACGGATTCCGCCTAAGGGCGCGAGCAAGCGCATCGTGCTGCTCGGCGAATCGGTCGCGCGCGGCTTCTTCTTCGACCCGGTGTACAGCCCGGCGAAAGTGTTGCGCGAGCAGATCACAGCATCTGCTGAGCCGGTCGAAATCATCGACCTCGCGCAAAGCAACTGCGATCCGTGGTGGTTGTCGAAGCTCGCCGCGTCGGCGCATCTGCTGGAGCCGGATGCTGTCGTCGTGTTCGCCGGCAATAACTGGCGTGTGGGGTCGCTGGCCAGCACGTCGACGGAAGCATTCATCGCCGACGGTGAATTGATCGAGGAACCCCAAGGCTTCTCGAAGCTGCTGAATCGCCAACTGGCGAGTCTCGAACATTTCGCGGGGCAGGTCGTCGATCAATTGACGTCGTCGCTGATGCAATTGAAGGTGCCGGTCGTGTTCGTGATTCCCGAGATCAACGTTGCGGACTGGGCCAGCGCACCGGTCGGCGCGCTCGACGTTCCGCTGATGTCGGCAGACGACACCCAACGCTGGGTAGCCGCGTACCGTTCCGCAACCGACGCGCTGCAAAACAAAGACTTCACCGCTGCCGAGCAGTCGATCCGCACGGCAATCGATCTCGACGGCGGCACGTCGTCGGCGAGTCTCGATCTGCTTGCGCGCGCGCAGCAGGGCGCCGGCAAACGCAACCAGGACGTGTACCGGACGCTGCGCCAGAGCCGCGACATCATCGACGATACGCGCGTCGTACCGGGCATTTTCGTCAATGTCGCGGAGACGATCCGCCGCGTCGCTCCGCAGCGCGGCGCGACGATCGTGGACTTGCCGCAGCTGTTCGGCGATCGCTACGAGCATGAGATTCCGGGGCGGCGTCTGTACCTCGACTTCTGCCATCACACGTCGGAAGGGATGCGTGTCGCGATGGCGGCAACTGCCGAGAAACTGCTGCCGGCGTTGTTCAACCGCACCGCGCATCTCGACGATCTGATCGACGCGGCGTCGAAGCCCGCACCCGAGCACGAAGCGTGGGCGCATCTGCTCGCCGCGATCCATAACGCGCACTGGGGGCAGAACCCGGAGATCTGCCGCCATCACCTGCAACGTGCGAAGGACTACGATCCGTCGATCGCGCAGACCGGCGTGAAGCTCGTCTACGACGCGTATAGCCGCAAGACGCCGCCGGTTCTGCTGCCGACCTTCGATCAACTGGTGAAGAACGATATCGCCGAAGTGTGCCTCGTCGGTTACAGCCCGCTCGCGCGCGGCGTGATCAAGGAGCAGGTGCTGCTCACCGCGATTGGGGAAGTCTTTCCCGAATTCGACGCACAGCCCGCCGATCCCGATCTGTCGCTCGGCGCGGTTGAGGCAATCGATCTGCTGGAATCGCACTGGACCGAGCTGACGGACCGCAATCGTTGGTATCGCCGCGCGTATTCGGCGTCCTACGGTCTGACGAGCGAGTTCACGTTCTCGTGCACGTCGCCGCTCGATCTGTCGATCGAACTCACCGCGCGGATTCCGAACGCGGTCGGCACCGGCCAGATCGCGGTCGAGCTGAACGGTCAACCGGTCACGCAGGCAACGCTCGACGACCAGTGGGGCTCGCTGCGGGTTCAGGCGGGCGCGGGCGTCGTGCGCGGCGGTCTAAATCGTTTGACGATCGACTGGCCGGGCGTGCCGCGTACCGATACCCGGAACAGTCTGCGGCGGGATTTCGAAGCGGGGCAGAAGGTCGATATCCGCACGCAGTTCGGTCAGATCCACACGTTGGCGGTATCGGTCGCAGCATGAGTCGCGTGTGTCTGATTACCGGAGTGGGAGCCGCGACCGGCGCGTCGATCGCGCGCCGGTTTGCACGCGATGGCTATCGTGTCGCGATGCTGGCGCGTAATCGCGAGCGGCTTGCGCAGCTCGAAGCGCAGATCGACGGAAGCCGCGCGTACGTGTGCGACGTCGGCGATCTCGATGCGCTGGACTGTACGCTCGATGCGGTTCGTGCGGAGATGGGCGCACCCTCGGTTGTTATTCACAACGCAGTGTCGGAGACGTTCGCGACGTTTGTCGATGGCGACGCGGCGACGCTCGAGCGCAACTTCCGCGTCAACACGACGGCGCTGCTTCAACTCGCGCGTCGTTGTACGCCCGACATGATCGCGGCCCGTGAAGGCGCGATCGTCGTAACAGGCAACACGGCGTCGGTGCGCGGCAAGCCGAACTACGCGCTGTTCGCGCCGACGAAGGCCGCGCAACGCGTGCTCGCCGAGGCGTTGGCCCGCGACCTCGGACCGAAACGCGTTCACGTCGGCTATCTGATGATCGATGCGGTGATCGACGCCGCGTGGCTCGAAGAGAGCGGCCGGACCCGGCCGGCCTGGGCGGAGCCGCCGCCCGGCTGGCCGTTCTCGCGCGACGAGTATTTCACGCAGCCGGATGCGATCGCCGACGAGGTGTTTCATATCGCTCATCAGCATCCGTCCGCGTGGACGTTCGACTACACGATCCGACCGTTTGCGGAGAAGTGGTGAGTGGTTGCAGGCAGAATGGAGCGACACGCGGCTCGCGATTCAGGAACACCACGACGAATGAAGAATGCAATGAACGATGCAGCGGGTGCGGTTCCTTCCGCATCTACTGTTGACGATGTCGGACTGCGTCACACCGACGTCCCCTATTACACGCAGTGGGGCAGCCCCGGCTGGGTGCGCGCGATCGTCGATGACGACGCGGACCCCTGCGACGATCCCGAGTGGCAGCGAAGCGGCTTCACCGATCCCGAGCGCTATCGCTTCTGGGCGGACCGGTTGTGCGGGCTGACCTGTTTCGAATCGGTGTTGGACTACTGGCACATCGCGCATCCATCGCGCGCGATGCTGCTCGACGAAGCGCTGCGTCATGACATCTACCGGATGCGCGACGATGGGGGTGTCGATGGGCTGATCTATCGGCCGTTCGCCGATTGGGTCCGCACGGCATTCGGCGTGCGCGTCGATGTGCTGACGGAGATTTCGATCGAAGACATCGCGGCGCGGCTCGATCGGGACACGCTGGCGATCGTTTCGGTGAGTCCGGAGATTCGCTATCCGGAGCGGCGGAACGAAAGGCGCGGCGGTCATCTGGTTTTACTGCACGGACGAGACGACAACGGCGTGTGGTTCCACAATCCATCCGGTGTCGCGCCGTATCAGGCGGATGCGTGGCTGCCGTTCGACACGTTCGGGCGCTTCTACGCGCGGCGTGGGATGACGCTCACGCGGGCTTGAGCGTTAGTGGTATTCAGCGGCTGCGACGACCGTGTACCGCATCGTCCGGCACGCCATGATCGCGGCCCGCGGCCAGCATCACCTGATACTGGCTGTGGCGTTGATACGAGTGCCACATGTCACGAGCGACGTTGCGCAGCATGGTGGAAAACGACGTTCTGGCAGAGCGCGCAGGAACGAGAGTGGTGGGCGAAACGGGCTGGCTGGACATAATGGGTATGAGAGGGTTATTACCTAGGTGTTAACCATTATAACCGACCCAAAACCTCGGCCACCCTCTACGGCGCCTGTGAGCGCTACTTAGGCGCGATATCCCGCCGCACCCGCATGATGTGCTGCTCGACATAAAAGGCCGCCGCATCCGCATCGCCGGCGACGATCGCCTCGTAGATCAGCCGATGCTCCGACACATACAGACGGATCCGGCCCGGATCGTCGATGCCGTCGTCCTTCAGGCGTTTCCACAGCGGCTGGTCCATCGTCTTCGCGACCTCGTCGGCGATCTTCACGAGCAGCGCGTCGCCGGTCATTACCGCGAGCTGTCGATGAAACAACCGGTCGCTATCGTTCCAGAGCGCGCGTTGCCCCGCGTCGGACACGTCCGCAATCGAATCCATCTGAGCGAGATAGTGCTCGGCGAGCGGATCGCGCCGGCCGTGCGCGGCGGCGCGTCGGGCGATCGCTGGTTCGAGGATCAAGCGGACGTCGAGCGTCGACGTCGGGCTGAAGTCGGGATCGGCGATCGGCGAACCTTCCGGTGGCGCGGCCGCGAGCCGTTGCAACGCGTCCGCGCAGACGTAGGTGCCGGAGTTGCGCCGCGTCTGCACGAGCCCTTCGTTCTGCAACGCGCCGATCGCCTCGCGCACCGCGGGCCGGCCGACGCCGAAGCGCGCGGCCAGCTCGCGCTCGGACGGCAGCCGCGTTTCGGACGCGAAATGGCCGCTGCGGATATCGGCGCGGATGCGCTCCGACACCTGCTCGTAGATCTGCTTCGGACGAAACGCGCCGTCGAGCGCAGGGGATGTCATGACCATGTCGCCTGGTTTGCAGAACGGGGGACCCCGGCCGATCCGGATTGAAACCAGATCGCCGCGATTATTTTGATACTGGTTGCTGATTAATCCAATGTGGTCTAGATTTGGGTCCAGTATAAGACAGCAGCGAGGAGAACAAAATGATTGAATCGTCGGGACGCGCGAGGGGATGAAAGCGCCATGAAACTGAATCGCGTGATCAGCACGGTCGAAGTGCACACCGGCGGCGAGCCGTTCCGGATCGTCACGAGCGGATTGCCGAAGATGCCGGGCAAAACCATCGTCGAGCGCCGCGCGTGGCTGAAGGAGCACGCGGACCATCTGCGCCGCGCACTGATGCTCGAGCCGCGCGGCCATGCCGACATGTACGGCGGCTACCTGACCGATGCGGTCTCCGAAGGCGCGGACTTCGGCATCATCTTCGTCCACAACGAGGGCTACAGCGATCATTGCGGCCACGGTGTGATCGCGCTCGCCACGGCGGCGGTCGCGCTCGGCTGGGTCGAGCGCACCGAGCCGGAAACGCGCGTCGGCATCGACGCGCCGTGCGGGTTCATCGAAGCATTCGTCCGCTGGGACGGCGATCACACGGGCGGCGTGCGCTTCGTCAACGTGCCGTCGTTCGTGTGGCAGCGCGACGTGAGCGTGCAGACGCCATCGTTCGGCGAGGTGCGCGGCGACATCGCGTTCGGCGGCGCGTTCTATTTCTACGCGTCGGGCGAGCCGTTCGGACTCGAGATCCGCGAAGCAATGGTCGACCGGTTGATCCAGTTCGGCGCCGAAGTGAAGCGCGCGGCGAACGAAGCATTCAAGGTCGAGCATCCGCTGATTCCCGAGATCAATCACATCTACGGCACGATTGTCGACAACGCGCCGCGCCACCCCGGCTCGACGCAGGCGAACTGCTGCATCTTTGCCGACCGCGAGGTCGATCGTTCGCCGACCGGCTCCGGGACGGCGGGACGCGTCGCGCAACTGTATGCGCGCGGCGAACTCGCGATGGGCGCGACGCTTGTCAACGAATCGGTGATCGGCACGGTGTTTCGCGGTCGCGTGCTGCGCGAGACGAAGCTCGATCGGTTCGATGCGGTGATCCCGGAGATCGAAGGCGACGCGCATATCTGCGGGTTCGCGAACTGGATCGTCGATGAACGCGATCCGTTGACGTATGGGTTTCTGGTGCGGTGAGCGTGGAGACTGGCGCATCGATCGCCGGTCCTGACGATCGCACCACAGAACAGACAAGGAGCACCTCCGTATGACCCGCCAGACCGTACAGATCCACGACGCCGCCGCGACCGCGCGCGTCACGCCGTACCCGGCACTCGTCGCCGCTTTGCGCACCGCGACCGCCGACTACGCGGCCGGCCGCATCGTCAGCCCCGAGCGTCTGGTCGTGCCGCTGAACGACGGCGGCATCCTGCTGTCGATGCCGGCCACCGCGCCCGATCTCGCGATCCACAAGCTCGTCAACGTCTGCCCGCGCAACGGCGAGCGGGACTTGCCGACGATCCACGGTCAGGTGATGGCGTTCGATGCGGACACCGGCGAGACGCGTTTCATCCTCGACGGCCCGACCGTCACCGGACGACGCACCGCCGCGATGTCGATGCTCGGCATCGAGACGTTAAGTCAGTCGGCCCCACGCGACGTGTTGTTGATCGGCACCGGCACGCAGGCGGCGAATCACGCAGCGGCGCTCGCCGAGCTGTATCCCGATGCTCGCCTGCGCGTAAGCAGCCGCACGCTGGCTCGCGCGCAGGCGTT
Encoded here:
- a CDS encoding C39 family peptidase; translated protein: MNDAAGAVPSASTVDDVGLRHTDVPYYTQWGSPGWVRAIVDDDADPCDDPEWQRSGFTDPERYRFWADRLCGLTCFESVLDYWHIAHPSRAMLLDEALRHDIYRMRDDGGVDGLIYRPFADWVRTAFGVRVDVLTEISIEDIAARLDRDTLAIVSVSPEIRYPERRNERRGGHLVLLHGRDDNGVWFHNPSGVAPYQADAWLPFDTFGRFYARRGMTLTRA
- a CDS encoding FadR/GntR family transcriptional regulator; the protein is MVMTSPALDGAFRPKQIYEQVSERIRADIRSGHFASETRLPSERELAARFGVGRPAVREAIGALQNEGLVQTRRNSGTYVCADALQRLAAAPPEGSPIADPDFSPTSTLDVRLILEPAIARRAAAHGRRDPLAEHYLAQMDSIADVSDAGQRALWNDSDRLFHRQLAVMTGDALLVKIADEVAKTMDQPLWKRLKDDGIDDPGRIRLYVSEHRLIYEAIVAGDADAAAFYVEQHIMRVRRDIAPK
- the lhpH gene encoding trans-3-hydroxy-L-proline dehydratase, whose amino-acid sequence is MKLNRVISTVEVHTGGEPFRIVTSGLPKMPGKTIVERRAWLKEHADHLRRALMLEPRGHADMYGGYLTDAVSEGADFGIIFVHNEGYSDHCGHGVIALATAAVALGWVERTEPETRVGIDAPCGFIEAFVRWDGDHTGGVRFVNVPSFVWQRDVSVQTPSFGEVRGDIAFGGAFYFYASGEPFGLEIREAMVDRLIQFGAEVKRAANEAFKVEHPLIPEINHIYGTIVDNAPRHPGSTQANCCIFADREVDRSPTGSGTAGRVAQLYARGELAMGATLVNESVIGTVFRGRVLRETKLDRFDAVIPEIEGDAHICGFANWIVDERDPLTYGFLVR
- the lhpI gene encoding bifunctional Delta(1)-pyrroline-2-carboxylate/Delta(1)-piperideine-2-carboxylate reductase, whose translation is MTRQTVQIHDAAATARVTPYPALVAALRTATADYAAGRIVSPERLVVPLNDGGILLSMPATAPDLAIHKLVNVCPRNGERDLPTIHGQVMAFDADTGETRFILDGPTVTGRRTAAMSMLGIETLSQSAPRDVLLIGTGTQAANHAAALAELYPDARLRVSSRTLARAQAFCDAHRAQAPNLEPLAGDGNGEVTPESIDLVIALTTSRAAVYDEAPRAGRLVIGVGAFTPEMIELGARTVLGSALFVDDLAGARHEAGDFLQAGIDWNTVTGISDATKQPADRPVVFKSVGCAAWDLAACRVAHATLSAGGA